Proteins from a single region of Bos javanicus breed banteng chromosome 7, ARS-OSU_banteng_1.0, whole genome shotgun sequence:
- the TMEM205 gene encoding transmembrane protein 205, whose amino-acid sequence MEEGGNPGSLTKVVHLLVLSGAWGMQMWVTFISGFVLFRGLPRHTFGLVQSKLFPFYFHISMGCAFVNLCILASQCSWAQLTFWEASQLFLLLLSLTLATVNARWLESRTTAAMWALQTVEKERGLGGEVPGSHQGSDPYHQLRGQDPKYSALRQQFFRYHGLSSLCNLGCLLSNGLHLAGLALALHNL is encoded by the exons ATGGAGGAAGGTGGGAATCCAGGAAGCTTGACTAAAGTGGTCCATCTCCTGGTCTTGTCAGGGGCCTGGGGCATGCAAATGTGGGTGACCTTCATCTCAG GCTTTGTGCTTTTCCGAGGCCTTCCCCGACATACCTTCGGTCTGGTGCAGAGCAAACTCTTCCCTTTCTACTTTCACATCTCCATGGGCTGTGCCTTCGTCAACCTCTGCATCTTGGCTTCACAGTGTTCCTGGGCTCAGCTCACATTCTGGGAGGCCAGCCAG CTCTTCTTGCTGCTCCTGAGCCTCACACTGGCCACCGTCAATGCCCGCTGGCTGGAGTCCCGCACCACGGCCGCCATGTGGGCCCTGCAGACTGTGGAGAAGGAGCGGGGCCTGGGCGGGGAGGTGCCGGGCAGTCACCAGGGCTCGGACCCCTACCACCAGCTGCGGGGTCAGGACCCCAAGTACAGCGCCCTCCGCCAGCAGTTCTTCCGCTACCATGGCCTGTCCTCCCTTTGCAATCTGGGCTGCCTCCTGAGCAATGGGCTTCATTTGGCAGGCCTTGCCCTGGCCCTCCACAACCTCTAG
- the RAB3D gene encoding ras-related protein Rab-3D, with the protein MASAGDPPTGQRDAADQNFDYMFKLLLIGNSSVGKTSFLFRYADDSFTPAFVSTVGIDFKVKTVYRHDKRIKLQIWDTAGQERYRTITTAYYRGAMGFLLMYDVANQESFAAVQDWATQIKTYSWDNAQVILVGNKCDLEDERVVPTEEGRRLADDLGFEFFEASAKENINVKQVFERLVDVICEKMNESLEPSSSPGSNGKGPALGDTPAPQPSSCPC; encoded by the exons ATGGCATCAGCTGGAGACCCCCCAACAGGCCAGCGGGATGCAGCGGACCAGAACTTCGACTACATGTTCAAGCTGCTGCTCATTGGCAACAGCAGCGTGGGCAAGACGTCCTTCCTGTTCCGATACGCCGACGACTCCTTCACGCCCGCCTTTGTCAGCACCGTGGGCATTGACTTCAAGGTCAAGACAGTCTACCGCCATGACAAGAGGATCAAGCTGCAGATCTGG GACACGGCGGGCCAGGAGCGCTACCGTACCATCACCACAGCCTACTACCGCGGAGCCATGGGCTTCCTGCTCATGTATGACGTTGCCAACCAGGAGTCCTTCGCTGCCGTGCAGGACTG GGCCACGCAGATCAAGACCTACTCCTGGGACAACGCTCAGGTCATCCTCGTGGGGAACAAGTGTGACCTGGAGGATGAGCGTGTTGTGCCCACCGAGGAAGGCCGGAGGCTCGCCGACGACCTTG GTTTTGAGTTCTTCGAGGCCAGCGCCAAGGAGAACATCAACGTGAAGCAGGTCTTCGAGCGCCTGGTGGACGTCATCTGCGAGAAGATGAATGAGTCCCTGGAACCCAGCTCTAGTCCTGGCAGCAATGGGAAAGGCCCGGCCTTGGGGGACACTCCAGCGCCACAGCCCAGCAGCTGTCCCTGCTAG